A portion of the Meriones unguiculatus strain TT.TT164.6M chromosome 14, Bangor_MerUng_6.1, whole genome shotgun sequence genome contains these proteins:
- the LOC110541144 gene encoding vomeronasal type-2 receptor 116-like: protein MFSLIFILWLLQIPSLACAFNNNQCYYLIREDFHREGDVVIGAFFPVHTYYIIQEIPHSHLIGYYEDYYLQYNFKNYQFVLAMVFAIEEINGNPNLLPNISIGFDFYNVRFTEKDTLMNACMWLTAHSQSYILPNYNCKKRNCIAALTGTSWTTSAYIGTLLQLFKFPQLSFGPYDPSLSDRGQYSSLYQMAPKDTFLSLGIVSLLTHFSWSWVGLILPDDHKGNKILSDFRDEMERKRICTAFVKMIPTTWTLYFNKRWKFIDEIQESSANVIIIHGDIDSLQGLMRSIGQNLLTWKVWIMNFEQDVTSHADYFMLDSFHGSLIFTHHYRETFEFTNFIQTVTPYRYPEDIYLPKMWYLFFRCPFSEIDCQLLDNCQANASLNVLPRHVFDVSMSEESYNIYRAVYVVAHSLHEMRLKQVQMQPYENGKEMEFFPWQLNSFLRDIHVRDNMSLYWREKLNEEYNIFNLWNFPKGLGLKKKIGTFSANAPQGKQLSLSEHMIQWPEIFSEIPKSVCSESCGPGFRKATLEGKAVCCYNCTPCAENEISNETDVDQCVKCPESHYANTEKNQCLQKAVSFLAYEDPLGIALTSIALCFSAVTVIVIGVFVKHRDTPIVKANNRALSYILLITLTFCFLCSLNFIGRPNTATCILQQTTFGVAFTVALATVLAKAITVVIAFKATFPGRIVRWLMVSRAPNYIIPLCTLIQLVHCGIWMATSPPFIDHDDHIEHEHIIILCNKGSALAFHCVLGYHCFLAFGSYTMAFLSRNLPDSFNESKFLSFSMLVFFCVWVTFLPVYHSTKGKVMVAMEVFAIMASSAALLGFIFAPKCYIILLRPEKNSLQHIRDKIHSKKIISLTKHSSNKYLL from the exons GTATAATTTTAAGAATTACCAGTTTGTTCTGGCTATGGTATTTGCCATTGAGGAGATCAATGGGAACCCCAATCTTTTACCCAACATATCTATTGGATTTGATTTCTACAATGTCCGATTCACGGAGAAGGACACTCTTATGAATGCCTGTATGTGGCTCACAGCACACagtcaaagttacattttacctAATTACAACTGTAAAAAGAGAAATTGTATTGCTGCACTCACAGGCACATCATGGACAACATCTGCCTACATTGGGACATTGCTACAACTCTTTAAATTTCCTCAG CTTTCTTTTGGACCTTATGATCCTAGCTTGAGTGATCGAGGTCAGTATTCTTCCCTCTACCAGATGGCCCCCAAGGACACATTTCTTTCACTTGGCATTGTCTCTTTGCTGACTCATTTTAGTTGGTCCTGGGTTGGTCTCATCCTCCCAGATGACCACAAAGGGAATAAAATCCTATCAGATTTCAGAGATgagatggagagaaaaagaatCTGCACAGCTTTTGTGAAGATGATACCAACCACATGGACTTTATATTTTAACAAGCGCTGGAAATTTATTGATGAGATCCAGGAATCATCTGCAAATGTGATAATTATTCATGGTGACATTGATTCTTTACAAGGTCTGATGAGAAGTATTGGGCAAAACTTATTGACATGGAAAGTGTGGATCATGAACTTTGAACAAGATGTTACTTCTCATGCTGATTATTTTATGTTAGACTCATTTCATGGGAGCCTCATTTTTACCCACCATTACAGGGAAACTTTTGAGTTTACCAATTTCATTCAAACAGTTACTCCTTACAGATACCCAGAAGACATTTATCTTCCTAAAATGTGGTATTTGTTCTTCAGATGCCCATTTTCTGAAATTGATTGTCAACTTTTGGACAACTGTCAAGCCAATGCTTCTCTAAATGTATTACCTAGACACGTATTTGATGTGTCCATGAGTGAAGAGAGCTACAATATATACAGAGCTGTGTATGTTGTGGCTCACAGTCTCCATGAGATGAGGCTTAAACAAGTACAAATGCAGCCATATGAAAACGGAAAAGAGATGGAGTTCTTCCCTTGGCAG CTTAACTCTTTCCTGAGGGACATTCATGTGAGAGACAACATGAGTTTATATTGGAGAGAGAAGTTAAATGAAGAGTATAACATCTTTAACCTTTGGAATTTTCCAAAGGGTCTTGGactaaagaagaaaataggaactttTTCTGCAAATGCTCCTCAGGGCAAACAGTTATCATTATCTGAGCATATGATACAATGGCCAGAAATATTTTCAGAG ATTCCTAAGTCCGTGTGCAGTGAGAGTTGTGGGCCTGGATTCAGGAAAGCCACCCTGGAGGGCAAGGCTGTTTGCTGCTACAACTGCACTCCTTGTGCAGAGAATGAGATTTCTAATGAGACAG ATGTGGATCAGTGTGTGAAGTGTCCAGAAAGCCATTATGCAAATACAGAGAAGAACCAGTGTCTCCAGAAGGCAGTGAGCTTCCTGGCTTATGAAGACCCCTTGGGAATAGCTCTTACCAGCATAGCCCTGTGCTTCTCTGCAGTCACAGTCATTGTTATTGGGGTGTTTGTGAAACACAGAGACACGCCCATTGTCAAGGCCAATAATCGAGCTCTCAGTTACATTTTGCTTATCACActcactttctgtttcctctgttcTTTGAACTTTATTGGCCGGCCCAACACAGCCACCTGCATCCTGCAGCAGACAACATTTGGAGTTGCCTTTACTGTGGCTCTTGCCACTGTGTTGGCCAAAGCTATTACTGTGGTCATTGCCTTCAAGGCTACTTTTCCAGGGAGAATTGTGAGGTGGCTGATGGTATCAAGGGCCCCAAACTACATCATTCCTCTCTGTACTCTGATCCAACTTGTTCATTGTGGAATATGGATGGCAACCTCTCCTCCATTCATTGACCATGATGATCATATTGAACATGAACACATCATCATTTTGTGTAACAAGGGCTCAGCTCTTGCCTTCCACTGTGTCCTGGGATATCACTGCTTCTTGGCCTTTGGGAGTTATACCATGGCCTTTTTGTCCAGGAATCTACCCGATTCATTCAATGAATCCAAATTTCTGTCAtttagcatgctggtgttcttctgtgtctgggtcaccttcctCCCTGTCTACCACAGCACTAAAGGAAAAGTCATGGTGGCTATGGAAGTTTTTGCCATCATGGCTTCCAGTGCAGCACTCCTTGGCTTCATATTTGCCCCTAAGTGTTATATTATATTGTTGAGACCAGAAAAGAACTCACTTCAACATATCAGGGACAAAATAcattctaaaaaaataataagcctCACAAAACATAGTTCAAATAAATATCTTCTATGA